The following proteins come from a genomic window of Pseudomonas putida:
- the vapB gene encoding type II toxin-antitoxin system VapB family antitoxin, translating to MEQGAVFKSNRSQAIRLPKSVAFPEEVTRVDIVAVGRTRIITPAGESWDSWFDGEDASPDFMASRDQPADQEREGF from the coding sequence ATGGAGCAAGGTGCTGTCTTCAAAAGCAATCGTAGCCAGGCCATCCGCTTGCCGAAATCTGTCGCATTTCCCGAAGAGGTGACCCGCGTGGACATTGTTGCAGTGGGTCGAACCCGCATCATCACTCCCGCTGGTGAATCATGGGATAGCTGGTTTGACGGCGAAGATGCGAGCCCGGACTTCATGGCCAGCCGCGACCAACCTGCCGACCAGGAACGTGAAGGGTTTTAA
- the vapC gene encoding type II toxin-antitoxin system tRNA(fMet)-specific endonuclease VapC codes for MLKYMLDTNICIFTIKNKPQVVREAFNRHHGQLAISTVTLMELVYGAEKSAAPARNLSIVEGFVARLEVLDYDSHAAEHSGQLRSELAKAGTPIGPFDQLIAGHARARGLTLVTNNLREFMRVPGLRVEDWLAMPG; via the coding sequence ATGCTCAAGTACATGCTCGATACGAATATCTGCATCTTCACGATCAAGAACAAACCCCAGGTAGTTCGTGAAGCGTTCAACCGCCACCATGGTCAGCTGGCAATCAGCACCGTCACACTGATGGAGCTTGTTTACGGTGCAGAGAAATCGGCCGCTCCTGCACGAAATCTCTCGATTGTGGAGGGTTTCGTAGCGCGTCTTGAAGTACTCGACTATGACAGCCATGCAGCAGAACACAGCGGGCAGCTTCGCTCAGAACTGGCAAAGGCCGGTACGCCCATCGGTCCTTTCGATCAGTTGATTGCCGGGCATGCCCGCGCGCGGGGGCTTACCTTGGTAACAAACAACCTGCGAGAGTTCATGCGCGTTCCGGGGTTGCGGGTTGAGGATTGGCTGGCCATGCCAGGGTAA
- a CDS encoding NfeD family protein yields MEMQWWIWLVFGIALILLELVLPTFFIIWFGIGAVLVSLISLAAPSLQLDMQVLSWVLFSSITTALWFKLFRRKQPDVRWTADSVIGEVGLLISSVSQFQKGRVRFQKPILGNEEWICVADSDIPSGERVRLVAIEGNTARVIRA; encoded by the coding sequence ATGGAAATGCAATGGTGGATCTGGCTGGTCTTCGGCATCGCGCTGATCCTGCTCGAACTGGTCCTGCCCACTTTCTTCATCATCTGGTTCGGCATCGGTGCCGTGCTGGTGTCGCTCATCTCCCTCGCCGCCCCCAGCCTGCAACTGGACATGCAGGTACTGTCGTGGGTGCTGTTCTCCTCGATCACCACGGCACTCTGGTTCAAGCTGTTCCGGCGCAAGCAGCCGGATGTGCGCTGGACCGCAGACAGTGTGATCGGCGAAGTCGGGCTGCTGATCAGCAGCGTTTCGCAATTTCAGAAAGGCCGTGTGCGCTTTCAGAAACCGATCTTGGGCAATGAGGAATGGATCTGCGTCGCTGACAGCGACATCCCGTCAGGCGAGCGTGTTCGTCTCGTCGCCATCGAAGGCAATACTGCCCGGGTCATCCGGGCCTGA
- a CDS encoding SPFH domain-containing protein yields MTSLIVVGTLAVFVLITVFKGVRIVPQGEEWIVERLGRYHSTLKPGLNIVIPYMDVVAYRLPTKDIILDVQEQEIITRDNAVIVANALCFAKVVDPQKASYGVQNFSFAVTSLTMTSLRAIVGAMDLDEALSSREQIKARLREAMSEQTEDWGVTVRSVEIQDIKPSENMQLAMERQAAAERERKADVTRAEGAKQAAILEAEARLQSAKLDAEAQINLAEASAKAISLVKDAVGNETVPAMYLLGERYVGAMENLASSNNAKVVVLPADLQETVRGLMGRNKA; encoded by the coding sequence ATGACCAGCCTCATCGTCGTCGGCACACTCGCCGTTTTCGTCCTGATCACTGTCTTCAAGGGTGTACGCATCGTACCCCAAGGGGAGGAGTGGATCGTCGAGCGCCTGGGCCGCTACCACAGCACGCTCAAGCCCGGCCTGAACATCGTCATCCCTTACATGGACGTGGTCGCCTACCGCCTGCCGACCAAGGACATTATCCTCGACGTGCAGGAGCAGGAAATCATCACTCGCGACAATGCGGTGATCGTCGCCAACGCCCTGTGCTTCGCCAAGGTGGTCGACCCACAGAAGGCCTCCTATGGCGTGCAGAATTTCTCGTTTGCCGTCACCAGCCTGACCATGACATCGTTGCGCGCAATCGTCGGCGCCATGGACCTGGACGAAGCGCTGTCCAGCCGCGAGCAGATCAAGGCACGCCTGCGAGAGGCGATGTCCGAACAGACCGAAGACTGGGGTGTGACCGTACGCTCGGTAGAAATCCAGGACATCAAGCCATCGGAAAACATGCAGCTGGCAATGGAGCGCCAGGCGGCAGCCGAACGTGAACGTAAAGCCGACGTGACCCGTGCAGAAGGTGCCAAGCAGGCCGCCATTCTCGAGGCCGAAGCCCGCCTGCAGTCGGCCAAGCTCGATGCCGAGGCGCAAATCAACCTTGCCGAGGCTTCGGCAAAGGCAATTTCGCTGGTCAAGGACGCGGTAGGCAACGAGACGGTGCCAGCCATGTACCTGCTGGGAGAGCGCTATGTCGGCGCCATGGAGAACCTGGCCAGCAGCAACAACGCCAAAGTGGTGGTGCTGCCGGCTGATTTGCAGGAAACCGTACGTGGCTTGATGGGCCGCAACAAGGCTTGA
- a CDS encoding DUF2946 domain-containing protein, producing MPPRRHIAWIACLAVLFNLLAMPLSSAAPKGPAEQLLWGAFCSSMAGKAKVDVQALAKIDLGTQNDDHSNMQHCWCCSGATPLLALPGYPPQLHNPPTLLAAHVPPPADYQMTPRQLWPALNPRASPLV from the coding sequence ATGCCCCCACGTCGGCACATCGCCTGGATAGCCTGCCTCGCAGTGCTGTTCAACCTGCTGGCCATGCCGCTGTCCTCCGCCGCGCCCAAGGGCCCGGCAGAGCAGCTGCTGTGGGGGGCTTTCTGTTCCAGCATGGCAGGCAAGGCCAAGGTCGACGTCCAGGCACTGGCCAAGATCGACCTCGGCACGCAGAACGACGATCACTCCAACATGCAGCACTGCTGGTGCTGTTCGGGTGCCACGCCGTTGCTGGCCCTGCCAGGTTATCCGCCACAGCTGCACAACCCGCCCACATTGCTGGCCGCGCATGTTCCACCGCCAGCCGATTACCAAATGACGCCGCGCCAGCTCTGGCCCGCGCTCAATCCCCGCGCCTCTCCCCTGGTCTGA
- a CDS encoding copper chaperone PCu(A)C, protein MLKQALVVAALLLPGAFANAHEYTAGDLHIAHPWSLQLPPNAPNVAAYFIVHNNGKVDDRLLSVDSPITADAQLHEHVMSANGAMKMQQVPNVVVPAGKDVVFAPSAYHVMLMQPKDRSLLSDGKRFPLTLHFEKAGDITVDVAVQKQAPADQPHEHAH, encoded by the coding sequence ATGCTCAAGCAAGCTCTCGTAGTGGCCGCACTGCTGCTGCCCGGCGCCTTCGCCAACGCCCATGAATACACTGCGGGCGACCTGCATATCGCCCACCCCTGGTCGCTGCAACTGCCGCCGAACGCGCCCAATGTGGCCGCCTATTTCATCGTGCACAACAACGGCAAGGTCGATGACCGCCTGCTCAGCGTAGACAGCCCCATCACTGCTGACGCACAACTGCACGAACACGTGATGAGTGCCAACGGCGCCATGAAGATGCAGCAGGTGCCCAATGTGGTAGTGCCAGCCGGCAAGGACGTGGTCTTCGCCCCCAGCGCCTATCATGTGATGCTGATGCAGCCCAAGGACCGCAGCCTGCTCAGCGACGGCAAGCGCTTCCCGCTGACCCTGCATTTCGAGAAGGCTGGTGACATCACGGTCGACGTGGCCGTGCAGAAGCAGGCGCCGGCGGACCAGCCGCACGAACACGCACACTGA
- a CDS encoding DUF2946 domain-containing protein gives MSLPRNRRSRTTRPERRRVGGGWLSLFAMWMIFIGPLISQSMPMDHHAGMSMPMGMALSSEHSHASDSHHGHGDDGQLHVMWEKCGYCSLLFNCPALPQTFSPLVAGHALPVTPIPAATLQGHARQAIFPGARSRAPPPSISV, from the coding sequence ATGAGCCTGCCACGCAACAGACGCAGCCGTACCACCCGCCCTGAACGCAGGCGCGTCGGTGGCGGCTGGCTGAGCCTGTTCGCCATGTGGATGATCTTTATCGGCCCGCTGATTTCCCAGTCGATGCCGATGGATCATCACGCGGGCATGAGCATGCCGATGGGCATGGCTCTGTCCTCGGAACACAGTCACGCCAGCGACTCGCATCACGGCCACGGCGACGATGGCCAACTGCATGTGATGTGGGAAAAATGCGGCTACTGCAGCCTGCTGTTCAACTGCCCTGCATTACCGCAGACCTTCAGCCCACTCGTTGCCGGGCACGCCTTGCCCGTCACCCCCATACCTGCTGCAACCCTGCAGGGCCATGCCCGACAGGCCATATTCCCCGGTGCACGCAGCCGCGCGCCACCGCCTTCGATCAGCGTCTGA
- a CDS encoding TonB-dependent copper receptor, translated as MSGCPPVFAPSLRGTFAVLCGSLLAPMALAAETGHETHEQAPPELSPTVITAIAPSSPLTVVTNPKDPRQPVPASDGADYLKTIPGFSAIRAGGTNGDPVLRGMFGSRLNILTNGGVMLGACPNRMDAPTSYIAPETYDRLTVIKGPQSVIWGPGGSAGTILFEREPEKFGTLGSRINASLLAGSNGRFDQVLDAAAGNSQAYARFVGNQSRSDDYHDGNGDTVPSRWDKWNGDVTLGWTPDQDTLLELTAGKGDGEARYAGRGMDGSQFKRESLGLRFEKSNLGEVLDKVEAQVYYNYTDHVMDNYSLRTPSGSGMMGMPMVSNVDRRTMGARIKATWRWADVQLISGIDAQTNEHRQRGGMGVDAHKGQPWTKDADFHNYGAFGELTWYATGVDRLITGARLDRASARDFRAGSATEGDTRADTLPSGFVRYEHDLAAVPATTYIGLGHAQRFPDYWELFSPKLAPSGAANAFDGIKPEKTTQLDFGIQYRDERLEAWASGYVGQIRDYILFDYRTGMMGMSTSQAQNIDARIMGGELGAAYKLTENWKADATLAYAWGKNSSDGKALPQMPPLESRMGLTYSRDTWSAGALWRLVAAQNRIAENQGNVVGKDYETSAGFGVFSLNGAYKVNNNLKLSAGVDNLFDKVYAEHLNLAGNAGFGYPASDPQPVNEPGRTFWTKVDFSF; from the coding sequence ATGTCCGGCTGCCCCCCTGTATTCGCCCCCTCTCTGCGAGGGACATTCGCCGTGTTGTGCGGGTCGCTGCTCGCCCCCATGGCCCTGGCCGCCGAAACTGGCCATGAAACGCACGAGCAAGCGCCGCCCGAACTGAGCCCAACGGTGATCACCGCCATCGCGCCCAGTTCGCCCCTGACGGTTGTCACCAACCCCAAAGACCCGCGCCAGCCCGTGCCGGCCAGCGATGGCGCCGATTACCTCAAGACCATCCCTGGCTTTTCAGCCATCCGCGCCGGTGGCACCAACGGTGACCCGGTGCTGCGCGGCATGTTCGGTTCGCGCCTGAACATCCTCACCAACGGCGGTGTGATGCTCGGTGCCTGCCCGAACCGCATGGACGCACCGACCTCTTACATCGCGCCGGAAACCTATGACCGCCTCACCGTTATCAAAGGCCCGCAAAGCGTGATCTGGGGCCCCGGAGGCTCGGCCGGGACCATCCTTTTCGAACGTGAACCGGAAAAATTCGGCACCCTCGGCAGCCGGATCAACGCCAGCCTGCTGGCCGGCTCCAACGGCCGCTTCGACCAGGTGCTCGACGCCGCCGCAGGCAATAGCCAGGCTTATGCGCGCTTCGTCGGCAACCAGTCGCGCTCGGACGACTACCACGACGGCAACGGCGACACCGTGCCTTCGCGCTGGGACAAATGGAACGGCGATGTGACCCTGGGCTGGACGCCCGACCAGGACACCCTGCTCGAACTCACTGCCGGTAAGGGTGACGGCGAGGCCCGCTATGCCGGCCGTGGCATGGACGGCTCGCAGTTCAAGCGCGAAAGCCTGGGCCTGCGCTTTGAAAAGTCCAACCTCGGCGAGGTGCTCGACAAGGTCGAGGCGCAGGTCTACTACAACTACACCGACCACGTGATGGACAACTACAGCCTGCGCACCCCATCGGGCAGCGGCATGATGGGCATGCCCATGGTCAGCAATGTCGACCGCCGCACAATGGGCGCACGCATCAAGGCCACCTGGCGCTGGGCCGACGTGCAACTGATCAGTGGCATCGACGCACAGACCAACGAACATCGCCAGCGTGGCGGCATGGGCGTTGATGCGCACAAGGGCCAGCCCTGGACCAAGGATGCCGACTTCCACAACTACGGGGCCTTTGGTGAACTGACCTGGTACGCCACAGGGGTTGACCGGCTGATCACCGGCGCCCGTCTCGATCGCGCCTCCGCCCGCGACTTCCGGGCTGGCAGCGCTACCGAAGGTGATACCCGCGCCGATACCCTACCCAGCGGTTTCGTGCGCTATGAGCACGACCTCGCGGCGGTGCCGGCCACCACTTACATCGGCCTTGGCCATGCCCAGCGCTTCCCCGACTACTGGGAGCTGTTCTCGCCCAAGCTGGCGCCCTCTGGCGCCGCCAACGCCTTCGACGGCATCAAGCCAGAAAAGACCACCCAGCTCGACTTCGGCATCCAATACCGCGACGAGCGTCTTGAAGCCTGGGCTTCGGGTTACGTCGGGCAGATCCGCGACTACATCCTGTTCGACTACCGTACCGGCATGATGGGCATGAGCACCTCCCAGGCGCAGAACATCGACGCCCGCATCATGGGTGGTGAACTCGGCGCCGCCTACAAGCTGACAGAAAACTGGAAGGCCGATGCGACCCTGGCCTACGCCTGGGGCAAGAACAGCAGTGACGGCAAGGCGCTGCCGCAGATGCCACCACTGGAAAGCCGCATGGGCCTGACCTACAGCCGCGACACCTGGAGCGCCGGGGCCTTGTGGCGGCTGGTAGCTGCACAGAACCGCATCGCCGAAAACCAGGGCAATGTGGTCGGCAAGGACTACGAAACAAGCGCCGGGTTCGGCGTGTTTTCGCTCAATGGCGCCTACAAGGTAAACAACAACCTCAAGCTCAGCGCAGGCGTCGACAACCTGTTCGACAAGGTTTACGCCGAGCACCTGAACCTGGCAGGGAACGCCGGGTTCGGCTACCCGGCTTCCGATCCACAGCCGGTCAACGAGCCGGGCAGGACGTTCTGGACCAAGGTCGATTTCAGCTTCTGA
- a CDS encoding PepSY-associated TM helix domain-containing protein produces MSGTRVSFYNLAWRWHFYAGLFVAPFMILLAITGIIYLFKPQLDPLLYRDLMVVEAGHHRQGADVMLAEVRQAYPKGHVGQYLPPIDAERSAQFVVHDGGRELNVFVNPYSGKILGEQDAKQNLQAVARALHGELMVGTLGDRLVELAAGWGIVLVVSGLYLWWPRGRSGSGVLWPRLSARGRLLWRDLHAVSGFWGSALLLLMLLSGMTWTGLWGKQYADLWNRFPAAMWNDVPKSDQQAGELNSAHRQTVPWAMENTPMPQSGAHAEHAGHHMMSNRPAAPQVSLQQVQDLANAREVEPGYSITVPTTADGVFTIAVFADDPRNDATLHVDQYTGKVLADVRWQDYSPVARATELGVMLHEGKMFGVLNQIIILLVCLMILLGSVSGLVMWWKRRPAGGLGVPALRHDLPRWKAAVGVMLVLGVMFPLVGVSMVVMWVVDSLVVRRRVLAST; encoded by the coding sequence ATGAGCGGAACACGCGTTTCCTTCTACAACCTGGCCTGGCGCTGGCATTTCTATGCGGGGCTGTTCGTCGCCCCGTTCATGATCCTGCTGGCGATTACCGGGATCATCTACCTGTTCAAACCGCAGCTGGACCCACTGCTGTACCGTGACCTGATGGTTGTCGAGGCCGGCCATCACCGCCAGGGCGCCGACGTGATGCTGGCCGAAGTGCGCCAGGCTTACCCCAAAGGCCATGTGGGCCAATATCTGCCACCCATCGATGCCGAGCGCAGCGCGCAATTTGTGGTGCATGACGGTGGGCGCGAACTGAATGTGTTCGTCAACCCGTATAGCGGCAAGATCCTGGGCGAGCAGGATGCCAAGCAGAACCTGCAGGCGGTCGCCCGAGCCCTGCATGGCGAGCTGATGGTCGGTACGCTCGGTGACCGACTGGTGGAACTGGCAGCCGGCTGGGGCATCGTGCTGGTGGTATCCGGCCTGTACCTGTGGTGGCCGCGCGGGCGCAGCGGCAGTGGCGTGCTGTGGCCACGGCTGTCGGCGCGTGGCCGTCTGCTCTGGCGCGACCTGCACGCGGTCAGCGGTTTCTGGGGCTCGGCCCTGCTGCTGCTGATGCTGCTCAGCGGCATGACCTGGACCGGCCTGTGGGGCAAACAGTACGCCGACCTGTGGAACCGCTTTCCGGCGGCCATGTGGAATGACGTGCCCAAGTCCGATCAACAGGCCGGTGAACTGAACAGCGCTCACCGCCAGACGGTGCCCTGGGCCATGGAAAACACGCCGATGCCGCAGTCCGGTGCGCATGCCGAACATGCCGGGCACCACATGATGTCGAACAGGCCAGCGGCACCTCAGGTGAGCCTGCAGCAGGTTCAGGACCTCGCCAACGCGCGCGAGGTGGAACCCGGCTACAGCATCACCGTGCCGACCACTGCCGATGGCGTATTCACCATCGCCGTGTTCGCCGACGACCCGCGCAACGACGCCACCCTGCATGTCGATCAGTACACCGGCAAGGTGCTGGCCGATGTGCGCTGGCAGGACTACAGCCCGGTGGCCCGGGCGACCGAGCTGGGCGTCATGCTGCACGAGGGCAAGATGTTCGGCGTGCTGAACCAGATCATCATTCTGCTGGTGTGCCTGATGATTTTGCTGGGCTCGGTGAGCGGGCTGGTGATGTGGTGGAAACGCCGGCCGGCCGGAGGCCTGGGGGTGCCAGCGCTGCGCCATGACCTACCGCGCTGGAAGGCAGCGGTGGGGGTGATGCTGGTGCTAGGGGTGATGTTCCCGCTGGTGGGGGTGTCGATGGTCGTGATGTGGGTGGTGGACAGCCTGGTGGTAAGGCGCAGGGTGCTGGCCAGCACTTGA
- the cycA gene encoding D-serine/D-alanine/glycine transporter → MTRTSSPPAQAQHLQRNLTNRHIQLIAIGGAIGTGLFMGSGKTISLAGPSIIFVYMIIGFMLFFVMRAMGELLLSNLNYKSFIDFSADLLGPWAGYFTGWTYWFCWVVTGIADVVAIAAYTQFWFPDLPQWIPALTCVAVLLSLNLVTVKMFGEMEFWFALIKIVAILGLVATGLYMVITGFESPSGRTAQLANLWNDGGMFPNGLMGFFAGFQIAVFAFVGIELVGTTAAEAKNPERTLPRAINSIPIRIIVFYVLALIAIMAVTPWRDVVPGKSPFVELFVLAGLPAAASIINFVVLTSAASSANSGVFSTSRMLFGLAQEGDAPRAFEKLSSRAVPANGLYFSCTCLLLGAVLIYMVPNVIEAFTLVTTVSAVLFMFVWTLILLSYLKYRKTRAALHQASTYKMPGGRFMCYVCLAFFAFILVLLSLEADTRSALIVTPIWFVLLAVTYQGVRSKRHPRTAVRNS, encoded by the coding sequence ATGACCCGGACCTCTTCCCCTCCTGCTCAAGCGCAGCACCTGCAGCGTAACCTGACCAACCGCCACATCCAGCTGATCGCCATCGGTGGCGCCATCGGCACCGGCCTGTTCATGGGCTCGGGCAAGACCATCAGCCTGGCGGGGCCGTCGATCATCTTCGTCTACATGATCATCGGCTTCATGCTGTTCTTCGTCATGCGCGCCATGGGCGAACTGCTGCTGTCGAACCTCAACTACAAGTCGTTCATCGATTTCTCGGCCGACCTGCTCGGCCCCTGGGCCGGCTACTTCACCGGCTGGACCTACTGGTTCTGCTGGGTTGTCACCGGTATTGCCGACGTGGTCGCCATCGCCGCTTACACGCAATTCTGGTTTCCGGACCTGCCACAGTGGATACCCGCGCTGACCTGCGTTGCAGTACTGCTGTCGCTTAACCTGGTTACCGTGAAGATGTTCGGCGAGATGGAGTTCTGGTTCGCCCTGATCAAGATAGTCGCCATCCTCGGCCTGGTCGCCACCGGCCTGTACATGGTCATCACCGGCTTCGAATCGCCGAGCGGGCGCACCGCGCAGCTGGCCAACCTGTGGAATGACGGCGGCATGTTCCCCAACGGCCTGATGGGCTTCTTCGCCGGCTTCCAGATTGCCGTGTTCGCCTTCGTCGGCATCGAGCTGGTCGGCACCACCGCCGCCGAAGCCAAGAACCCTGAACGCACCCTGCCAAGGGCGATCAACTCGATACCGATCCGTATCATCGTGTTCTACGTGCTGGCACTGATCGCGATCATGGCTGTCACTCCATGGCGCGACGTGGTGCCGGGCAAGAGCCCGTTCGTCGAACTGTTCGTGCTGGCCGGCCTGCCGGCGGCGGCGAGCATCATCAACTTCGTGGTGCTGACCTCGGCGGCCTCATCGGCCAACAGCGGCGTCTTTTCCACCAGCCGCATGCTCTTCGGCCTGGCCCAGGAAGGCGACGCACCGCGCGCATTCGAAAAACTGTCGAGCCGCGCCGTACCGGCCAACGGCCTGTACTTCTCGTGCACCTGCCTGCTGCTTGGCGCGGTGCTGATCTACATGGTGCCGAACGTGATCGAGGCATTCACCCTGGTCACCACGGTTTCCGCAGTGCTGTTCATGTTTGTCTGGACGCTGATCCTGCTGTCGTATCTGAAGTACCGCAAAACCCGTGCGGCGCTGCACCAGGCATCGACCTACAAGATGCCGGGCGGGCGCTTCATGTGCTACGTGTGCCTGGCGTTCTTCGCCTTCATCCTGGTGCTGCTGAGCCTGGAAGCGGACACCCGCTCTGCGCTGATCGTCACGCCGATCTGGTTCGTGTTGCTGGCCGTCACCTACCAGGGTGTGCGTAGCAAGCGCCATCCGCGGACAGCTGTGCGCAACAGCTGA
- the urtA gene encoding urea ABC transporter substrate-binding protein, which produces MKRRSLIKAFTLSASIAAMGLSWSIQAAETIKVGILHSLSGTMAISETSLKDMALMTIDEINAKGGVNGKMLEPVVVDPASNWPLFAEKSRQLLTQDKVAVVFGCWTSVSRKSVLPVFEELNGLLFYPVQYEGEEMSPNVFYTGAAPNQQAIPAVEYLMSEDGGSAKRFFLLGTDYVYPRTTNKILRAFLHSKGVADKDIEEVYTPFGHADYQTIVANIKKFSAGGKTAVISTVNGDSNVPFYKELANQGLKATDVPVVAFSVGEEELRGIDTKPLVGHLAAWNYFESVDNPVNQKFVADWKAYAKAKNLPGADKAVTNDPMEATYVGIHMWAQAAEKAKSTDVDKVREALGGQTFKAPSGFTLTMDKTNHHLHKPVMIGEIQDDGQFSVVWETEQPLRAQPWSPFIPGNDKRPDYAVKGN; this is translated from the coding sequence ATGAAGCGTCGCAGTCTGATCAAGGCCTTTACCCTCAGCGCATCGATTGCGGCGATGGGCCTTAGCTGGAGCATCCAGGCCGCCGAGACCATCAAGGTCGGCATCCTGCATTCGCTGTCCGGGACCATGGCGATTTCCGAAACATCGCTCAAGGACATGGCGCTGATGACCATCGACGAGATCAACGCCAAGGGCGGGGTCAACGGCAAGATGCTCGAACCGGTGGTGGTCGACCCTGCATCCAACTGGCCGCTGTTCGCCGAAAAGAGCCGCCAGCTGCTGACCCAGGACAAGGTCGCGGTTGTGTTCGGCTGTTGGACCTCGGTGTCACGCAAGTCGGTGCTGCCAGTGTTCGAAGAGCTCAACGGCTTGCTGTTCTACCCGGTGCAGTACGAAGGTGAAGAGATGTCGCCGAACGTCTTCTACACCGGCGCCGCGCCCAACCAGCAAGCGATTCCGGCCGTGGAATACCTGATGAGCGAAGACGGCGGCAGCGCCAAGCGTTTCTTCCTGCTCGGCACCGACTACGTCTACCCGCGCACCACCAACAAAATTCTGCGCGCCTTCCTGCACAGCAAAGGCGTGGCCGACAAGGATATCGAAGAGGTCTACACGCCGTTCGGCCACGCCGATTACCAGACCATTGTCGCCAACATCAAGAAGTTCTCGGCAGGCGGCAAAACCGCCGTTATCTCCACCGTCAACGGCGACTCCAACGTACCGTTCTACAAAGAGCTGGCCAACCAGGGCCTGAAAGCCACCGACGTACCGGTGGTGGCGTTCTCGGTGGGTGAAGAGGAACTGCGCGGCATCGACACCAAGCCGCTGGTAGGCCACCTCGCCGCCTGGAACTACTTCGAATCGGTGGATAACCCGGTCAACCAGAAGTTTGTCGCCGACTGGAAGGCCTACGCCAAAGCCAAGAACCTGCCGGGTGCCGACAAGGCCGTGACCAACGACCCGATGGAAGCCACCTACGTGGGCATCCACATGTGGGCGCAAGCGGCGGAAAAAGCCAAGTCCACCGATGTCGACAAGGTACGCGAAGCCCTGGGTGGGCAAACCTTCAAGGCACCGTCCGGCTTCACCCTTACCATGGACAAGACCAACCACCACCTGCACAAGCCGGTAATGATCGGCGAAATCCAGGATGACGGGCAGTTCAGCGTGGTCTGGGAAACCGAACAACCGCTGCGCGCGCAGCCGTGGAGCCCGTTCATTCCGGGCAACGACAAGCGCCCTGACTATGCAGTGAAAGGCAACTGA